The Halobellus sp. MBLA0158 genome has a window encoding:
- a CDS encoding MFS transporter, which translates to MTKYRTLLLATVGFNFSFLIWFSFAPFTGPIADEFGLSLAEIGVLASAAIWLAPFGRILTGWLSDKFGAPTVFAIVLAYVGVFSMWSAFAESYSVFFGTRLIVATAGITFVIGIQHVSEWFEEEELGTAEGIYAGIGNAGAAGGALILPRVFPTGWAGPLFDTSWRAAFFYTGVVAIGLAVVYFVFGEAAKSEAKRQATKDSASIREWLYTATRYGTLVLALAYVMTFGLELSMNGWLATYYREGFNTQNLVLASTFAATFSVAAGLLRPIGGYMSDRLARNERDILPFFTGRYREQWTFVSLCFVVLMMFAMTLAGLSGQVLLAVGTGFLVGMGCAFAEGAIFAQVPAMFPDSSGAVAGVVGGVGTVGGIVYPLVYSAPFLANLHLGYSIVAVSMIPIVLLAAWVFQPHRAERATDDGVVTRKSSVVTSDD; encoded by the coding sequence ATGACGAAGTACCGGACGCTGCTGCTCGCGACGGTCGGGTTCAACTTCTCGTTCCTGATCTGGTTCTCGTTCGCGCCGTTCACGGGGCCGATCGCCGACGAGTTCGGTCTCTCGCTGGCCGAGATCGGCGTGCTGGCGAGCGCGGCGATCTGGCTCGCGCCGTTCGGCCGGATCCTCACCGGGTGGCTCTCCGACAAGTTCGGGGCGCCGACCGTCTTCGCGATCGTGCTGGCGTACGTCGGCGTCTTCTCGATGTGGAGCGCCTTCGCGGAGTCGTACTCGGTCTTCTTCGGGACGCGCCTGATCGTCGCGACCGCGGGGATCACGTTCGTCATCGGCATCCAGCACGTCTCCGAGTGGTTCGAAGAGGAGGAACTCGGCACCGCCGAGGGCATCTACGCCGGCATCGGGAACGCGGGCGCCGCGGGCGGCGCGCTGATCCTGCCGCGGGTGTTCCCGACGGGCTGGGCCGGCCCGCTGTTCGACACGAGCTGGCGCGCCGCGTTCTTCTACACCGGCGTCGTCGCCATCGGGCTCGCCGTCGTCTACTTCGTCTTCGGCGAGGCCGCAAAGAGCGAGGCCAAGCGCCAGGCGACGAAGGACAGCGCCAGCATCAGGGAGTGGCTCTACACGGCCACGCGGTACGGGACGCTCGTCCTCGCGCTGGCCTACGTGATGACCTTCGGCCTGGAGCTGTCGATGAACGGGTGGCTGGCCACCTACTACCGCGAGGGCTTCAACACCCAGAACCTCGTGTTGGCGTCGACGTTCGCGGCGACCTTCTCGGTCGCCGCCGGGCTGCTCCGGCCGATCGGCGGGTATATGAGCGACCGGCTGGCGCGGAACGAGCGCGACATCCTCCCGTTCTTCACGGGCCGGTACCGCGAGCAGTGGACGTTCGTCTCGCTGTGCTTCGTCGTCCTGATGATGTTCGCGATGACGCTCGCCGGCCTGAGCGGGCAGGTGCTGCTGGCGGTCGGGACCGGCTTCCTCGTGGGGATGGGCTGTGCCTTCGCCGAGGGCGCGATCTTCGCACAGGTCCCCGCGATGTTCCCGGACAGCTCCGGTGCCGTGGCCGGCGTCGTCGGCGGCGTCGGCACCGTCGGCGGGATCGTCTACCCGCTCGTCTACTCCGCGCCGTTCCTCGCGAACCTCCATCTCGGCTACTCGATCGTCGCGGTCTCGATGATCCCGATCGTCCTGCTCGCGGCGTGGGTCTTCCAGCCGCACCGCGCCGAGCGGGCGACCGACGACGGGGTCGTCACGCGGAAGAGTTCGGTCGTGACGTCCGACGACTGA
- a CDS encoding nitrite/sulfite reductase: MANKKEEWKAGMYGDEVREKIIKFAEKGWDSIPEDEREMWFSRFKFWGVFHQRSGQESYFMIRLANTNGVLEPGQLRAIGEVARDYARGPASNPEFGDAWIDLTTRQSVQLHWLKLEDIPEIWEKLEAVGVSSRSAGGDTMRNISGCPVAGRDKHEFVDSQSVLDEISEKLRGDDSLANMPRKFNISVTGCREGCAQDSINGIGLEPAEKTIDGEAVRGFNVRVGGGLGGREPRRARSLDVFVEPDRAYDVVRGFVELYHEHGNRENRQKNRSRFFVDEWGTEKIRDLLQAEYVDFELREAGTNLREEYTYNAGRSPEAGKHDHVGVHEQNDGKYYVGLSVPIGRLTAAETIELADLADEHGSGAVRLTRRQNPLIMDVPEGELDELLDASLLDTHSPDPNVFTRGAMACTGTEFCSLALTETKARMAATLRWLRANVDLPDDVQQIKMHYSGCTADCGQALTADIGLQGMRARKNGEMVEALDVGVGGGIGTEPSFVEWIRQRVPADEVPGLLRNLLEAFAANREAGQTFREWVEATGEEALVEFAEPEETDYEDPCLYDAKQSWYPFAEGESPAPTDAGGEPMSADD; this comes from the coding sequence ATGGCGAACAAGAAGGAAGAGTGGAAAGCGGGGATGTACGGCGACGAGGTCCGCGAGAAGATCATCAAGTTCGCCGAGAAGGGTTGGGACTCGATCCCCGAAGACGAGCGCGAGATGTGGTTCTCGCGCTTCAAGTTCTGGGGGGTCTTCCACCAGCGGTCGGGCCAGGAGAGCTACTTCATGATACGGCTGGCCAACACGAACGGCGTGCTCGAACCCGGCCAGCTCCGGGCGATCGGTGAGGTCGCGCGGGACTACGCCCGCGGCCCGGCCTCGAACCCCGAGTTCGGCGACGCGTGGATCGACCTCACGACGCGTCAGTCCGTCCAGCTCCACTGGCTGAAACTGGAGGACATCCCCGAGATCTGGGAGAAGCTGGAGGCCGTCGGCGTGAGCTCGCGGTCCGCCGGTGGCGACACGATGCGGAACATCTCGGGCTGTCCCGTCGCCGGGCGGGACAAACACGAGTTCGTCGACTCCCAGTCGGTCCTCGACGAGATCTCCGAGAAGCTCCGCGGCGACGACTCCTTGGCGAATATGCCCCGGAAGTTCAACATCAGCGTCACGGGCTGCCGCGAGGGCTGTGCCCAGGACTCGATCAACGGCATCGGCCTCGAACCCGCCGAGAAGACGATCGACGGCGAGGCGGTCCGCGGCTTCAACGTCCGCGTCGGCGGCGGCCTGGGCGGCCGCGAGCCCCGCCGGGCGCGGAGCCTCGACGTCTTCGTCGAACCCGACCGCGCCTACGACGTGGTCCGCGGATTCGTCGAACTCTACCACGAGCACGGCAACCGCGAGAACAGACAGAAGAACCGGAGCCGGTTCTTCGTCGACGAGTGGGGCACAGAGAAGATCCGCGACCTGCTCCAGGCCGAGTACGTCGACTTCGAGCTGCGCGAGGCGGGGACGAACCTCCGCGAGGAGTACACCTACAACGCGGGCAGGTCCCCCGAGGCGGGCAAGCACGACCACGTCGGCGTCCACGAGCAGAACGACGGCAAGTACTACGTCGGCCTGTCGGTGCCGATCGGCCGGCTGACCGCCGCGGAGACGATCGAGCTCGCGGACCTCGCCGACGAACACGGCTCCGGCGCGGTCCGGCTCACCCGGCGGCAGAACCCCCTGATTATGGACGTGCCTGAGGGGGAACTGGACGAGCTCCTCGATGCGTCCCTGCTCGACACCCACAGCCCGGACCCGAACGTCTTCACCCGCGGCGCGATGGCCTGCACGGGCACGGAGTTCTGCTCGCTCGCGCTGACCGAGACGAAGGCGCGGATGGCGGCGACGCTCCGCTGGCTGCGCGCGAACGTCGACCTGCCGGACGACGTCCAGCAGATCAAGATGCACTACTCGGGCTGTACCGCCGACTGCGGCCAGGCGCTGACCGCCGACATCGGGCTGCAGGGAATGCGCGCCCGGAAGAACGGCGAGATGGTCGAGGCGCTCGACGTCGGCGTCGGCGGCGGCATCGGCACGGAGCCCTCGTTCGTGGAGTGGATCCGCCAGCGGGTGCCGGCCGACGAGGTCCCCGGCCTCCTGCGGAACCTCCTCGAAGCGTTCGCGGCCAACCGCGAGGCGGGACAGACCTTCCGCGAGTGGGTCGAGGCCACCGGCGAGGAGGCGCTCGTCGAGTTCGCCGAGCCCGAAGAGACCGACTACGAGGACCCTTGTCTGTACGACGCAAAGCAGTCGTGGTACCCCTTCGCGGAGGGCGAGAGCCCGGCGCCGACCGACGCTGGCGGCGAGCCGATGTCGGCCGACGACTGA
- the nasA gene encoding assimilatory nitrate reductase NasA, with product MSDWHPTTCMRCAVGCGYLQRNGTDGVGVAEARGNPDHPTNEGLKCQRGVRETVDPDGERLTEPLIRRGGELQPTDWDTALGVVTTRLIEALRDDPDNVAVLGSGQQTNEAAYALGKVARGAFGTRYYDANTTLCMASAVTAYYQAFGSDAPPPTYDDIPRATSHVVWGANPSVAHPVLHRWIANSADEDGRLVVVDPVTTRTASEADTHVRPEPGTDLALARAVLAYLVDEDGVDESFLDHTEGFEETVEALPEVEAAAEVAGVDVDDVAAIADAFADPTLVYWGMGVNQNIQGTATARALIDLCLATGNMGPGSGPFSLTGQANSMGNRVCASKGTWPGHREFEDPASRELVAETWDVPLSRLPTSAGPGFVRIVDELARDNIDVCWAVATNPAAGMPDAGHVRTALDDAFVVVQDAFRSDTVECADVVLPAATWGESEGTTTNMERRISRVTAVSDPPGSARTDLDVIAAIGNRIHPDLFAEPPLAPETIFDEIRDLTEGTPADLSGITYDRLDEEYAVRWPAPDTEGQGEYRYYDGEDWSFYTESGRAQFSTATHSTLPEPIDDEYPLTLTTGRSSDVYNTGVRTRNGEDSAVPTARMHPETIAQWLPAFDRARTVLESRRAEVVVEVVPNEGIPPGVVWLPIHNAAANRLTLSAVDPESAEPNLKQCAVTIGAPENCRSDSGAEASFGAGPVPTSQ from the coding sequence ATGAGTGACTGGCATCCGACGACGTGTATGCGGTGTGCCGTCGGCTGCGGTTACCTCCAGCGGAACGGAACCGACGGCGTCGGCGTCGCGGAAGCCCGTGGCAACCCCGACCATCCGACGAACGAGGGCCTCAAGTGCCAGCGCGGCGTCCGTGAGACGGTCGATCCGGACGGCGAGCGCCTGACCGAGCCGCTGATCCGCCGCGGCGGCGAGCTCCAGCCGACCGACTGGGACACGGCCCTCGGCGTCGTCACGACGCGGCTCATCGAGGCGCTCCGGGACGATCCGGACAACGTCGCCGTGCTGGGGAGCGGCCAGCAGACGAACGAGGCGGCCTACGCGCTCGGGAAGGTCGCCCGCGGGGCGTTCGGGACGCGGTACTACGACGCGAACACGACGCTGTGTATGGCGTCGGCGGTGACGGCGTACTACCAGGCGTTCGGCAGCGACGCCCCGCCGCCGACCTACGACGACATCCCGCGGGCGACCTCCCACGTCGTCTGGGGGGCGAACCCGTCGGTGGCCCACCCCGTGTTGCACCGCTGGATCGCCAACAGCGCCGACGAGGACGGGCGGCTCGTCGTCGTCGACCCCGTCACGACGCGGACGGCCAGCGAGGCCGACACGCACGTCCGACCCGAGCCCGGGACCGACCTCGCCCTGGCGCGGGCGGTCCTGGCGTATCTGGTCGACGAGGACGGAGTCGACGAGTCGTTCCTCGATCACACAGAGGGCTTCGAGGAGACCGTCGAGGCGCTCCCCGAGGTCGAGGCCGCGGCCGAGGTCGCCGGCGTCGACGTCGACGACGTCGCGGCGATCGCGGACGCGTTCGCGGACCCGACGCTCGTCTACTGGGGGATGGGCGTCAATCAGAACATCCAGGGGACGGCCACGGCGCGGGCGCTGATCGATCTCTGTCTGGCGACCGGGAATATGGGTCCTGGCAGCGGCCCCTTCTCGCTCACGGGCCAGGCCAATTCGATGGGCAACCGCGTCTGTGCGTCGAAGGGGACCTGGCCGGGCCACCGCGAGTTCGAGGACCCGGCGAGCCGCGAGCTCGTCGCCGAGACGTGGGACGTCCCGCTGAGCCGACTCCCGACGTCGGCGGGGCCGGGCTTCGTCCGGATCGTGGACGAACTCGCCCGCGACAACATCGACGTCTGCTGGGCCGTCGCCACGAACCCCGCGGCCGGGATGCCCGACGCGGGCCACGTCAGGACCGCCCTCGACGACGCCTTCGTCGTCGTCCAGGACGCCTTCCGCTCGGACACGGTCGAGTGCGCCGACGTGGTGCTGCCGGCGGCGACGTGGGGCGAGTCCGAGGGGACGACCACGAATATGGAGCGCCGCATCTCCCGGGTCACCGCCGTCTCGGACCCGCCAGGGTCGGCACGGACCGATCTGGACGTCATCGCGGCGATCGGCAACCGCATCCACCCGGACCTGTTCGCGGAGCCGCCGCTTGCCCCCGAGACGATCTTCGACGAGATCCGCGACCTGACCGAGGGGACCCCCGCGGACCTCTCGGGGATCACCTACGACCGGCTGGACGAGGAGTACGCGGTCCGCTGGCCCGCGCCCGACACCGAGGGCCAGGGGGAGTACCGGTACTACGACGGCGAGGACTGGTCGTTCTACACGGAATCGGGCCGGGCGCAGTTCTCGACGGCCACCCACAGCACTCTCCCGGAACCCATCGACGACGAGTACCCGCTCACGCTCACGACCGGGCGGAGCTCCGACGTCTACAACACGGGGGTCCGGACCCGCAACGGGGAGGACAGCGCGGTGCCGACCGCGCGGATGCACCCCGAGACGATCGCCCAGTGGCTCCCGGCGTTCGACCGGGCGCGGACCGTCCTCGAATCCCGGCGCGCCGAGGTCGTCGTCGAGGTCGTCCCGAACGAGGGCATCCCGCCCGGCGTCGTCTGGCTCCCAATCCACAACGCGGCCGCCAATCGGCTCACCCTGTCTGCGGTCGATCCCGAGTCGGCGGAGCCGAACCTGAAACAGTGCGCCGTGACGATCGGCGCGCCCGAGAACTGCCGGTCCGACTCGGGCGCCGAGGCGTCCTTCGGGGCCGGCCCGGTCCCGACCTCGCAGTAA
- the nasA gene encoding assimilatory nitrate reductase NasA, whose protein sequence is MTEWTPTTCMRCAVGCGHLQQSVDNGYGLDTVRGDANHPVNRGLACQRGVRETADPDGEWLTRPLVREDGKLVATTWEEALDVVTSRFAEVLDRDRNGIAVLGSGQQTNEAAYALGKVARGGIGTRYYDANTTLCMASAVTAYYQAFGSDAPPPTYDDIPEAETHLVWGANPAAAHPVMYRWIVDSAGDTDSELLVVDPVESETVDDADHHVQVDPGTDLAFARAVLASAVESGLVDREFVEASTTGFDALLDSLPEVAAAAEVAGVDVDDVERVAAALADPTLVYWGMGVNQSVQGTKTARALIDLCLATGNMGPGSGPFSLTGQANSMGTRVCSSKGTWPGHRPFTDPEHRETVAETWDVPVDRLPDDPGPGPVGIVDAVADGPVEACWTVATNPVAGMPDADDVREALSETFLVAQDAFHTETVEVADVVLPAATWGESAGTTTNMERTVSRVRAATEVPPKIKQDLDIIATIGNRLAPDLFAQPPLDPESIFDELRDLTAGTPADLSGISYDRLDAELAVRWPAPEPDVQGGYRYHSDDGWAFPTSSGRARFSTGTHDGLAEPTDESYPLTLTTGRTPDAYNTGVRTRNGKTDESPVARIHPETTLDNMEALDRGRTVLTSRRASVTVTVQPDDGIPPGMVWLPIHHPAVNALTLPAVDPQSDEPNFKQCAVTMQVPGRSAPLIDQGISVPDDPTRIDSD, encoded by the coding sequence ATGACCGAGTGGACGCCGACGACGTGTATGCGGTGTGCGGTCGGGTGCGGTCACCTCCAGCAGAGCGTGGACAACGGCTACGGGCTCGATACGGTCCGGGGCGACGCCAACCACCCGGTGAACCGCGGGCTGGCCTGTCAGCGGGGCGTCCGGGAGACGGCCGATCCCGACGGCGAGTGGCTCACCCGGCCGCTGGTCCGCGAGGACGGCAAGCTCGTCGCGACGACCTGGGAGGAGGCGCTCGATGTCGTGACCTCGCGGTTCGCCGAGGTTCTCGACCGCGACAGGAACGGCATCGCGGTGCTGGGGAGCGGCCAGCAGACGAACGAGGCGGCCTACGCGCTCGGGAAGGTCGCCCGCGGCGGCATCGGAACGCGGTATTACGACGCGAACACGACGCTGTGTATGGCGTCTGCGGTGACGGCGTACTACCAGGCGTTCGGCAGCGACGCCCCGCCGCCGACCTACGACGACATCCCCGAGGCCGAGACGCACCTCGTCTGGGGGGCGAACCCCGCGGCGGCCCACCCCGTGATGTACCGCTGGATCGTCGACAGCGCGGGCGACACCGACAGCGAACTGCTCGTGGTCGACCCCGTCGAGAGCGAGACCGTCGACGACGCGGACCACCACGTCCAGGTCGACCCCGGCACCGACCTCGCGTTCGCCCGGGCGGTCCTGGCGAGCGCGGTCGAGTCGGGCCTCGTCGACCGCGAGTTCGTCGAGGCGTCGACGACGGGCTTCGACGCGCTCCTCGATTCGCTCCCCGAGGTCGCGGCCGCGGCCGAGGTCGCCGGCGTCGACGTCGACGACGTGGAACGCGTCGCTGCGGCGCTCGCGGACCCGACCCTCGTCTATTGGGGGATGGGCGTCAATCAGAGCGTCCAGGGGACGAAGACGGCGCGGGCGCTGATCGACCTCTGCTTGGCAACCGGGAATATGGGTCCCGGAAGCGGCCCGTTCTCGCTCACGGGGCAAGCCAACTCGATGGGCACGCGGGTCTGCTCGTCGAAGGGGACCTGGCCGGGCCACCGTCCCTTTACCGACCCCGAACACCGCGAGACCGTCGCCGAGACCTGGGACGTGCCGGTCGACCGCCTCCCGGACGATCCGGGTCCCGGTCCCGTGGGGATCGTCGACGCCGTCGCCGACGGGCCGGTCGAGGCCTGCTGGACGGTCGCCACCAACCCGGTCGCGGGGATGCCCGACGCCGACGACGTCCGCGAGGCGCTCTCGGAGACGTTCCTGGTGGCTCAGGACGCCTTCCACACCGAGACCGTCGAGGTCGCGGACGTGGTGCTGCCGGCCGCGACGTGGGGCGAGTCCGCGGGGACGACCACGAACATGGAGCGGACGGTCTCGCGGGTCCGCGCGGCGACCGAGGTGCCGCCGAAGATCAAGCAGGACCTCGACATCATCGCGACGATCGGCAATCGGCTCGCGCCGGACCTCTTCGCACAGCCGCCGCTCGATCCCGAGTCGATCTTCGACGAGCTCCGCGACCTGACCGCGGGAACGCCCGCGGACCTCTCGGGCATCTCTTACGACCGCCTGGACGCGGAGCTGGCGGTCCGCTGGCCCGCGCCCGAGCCCGACGTCCAGGGCGGCTATCGCTACCACAGCGACGACGGCTGGGCGTTCCCGACCTCCTCGGGCCGCGCACGGTTCTCGACGGGCACCCACGACGGGCTCGCCGAACCGACCGACGAGTCGTATCCGCTCACGCTCACGACCGGCCGGACCCCCGACGCGTACAACACCGGCGTCCGGACGCGGAACGGGAAGACCGACGAGTCGCCGGTCGCGCGCATCCACCCGGAGACGACGCTGGACAATATGGAGGCCTTGGACCGCGGCCGGACCGTCCTGACCTCGCGGCGGGCCTCGGTCACGGTGACGGTCCAGCCCGACGACGGGATCCCGCCCGGGATGGTGTGGCTCCCGATCCACCACCCGGCGGTGAACGCGCTCACGCTCCCGGCGGTCGACCCGCAGTCGGACGAGCCGAACTTCAAGCAGTGCGCCGTGACGATGCAGGTGCCCGGCCGCTCGGCGCCGCTCATCGATCAGGGGATCTCCGTCCCGGACGACCCCACGCGCATCGATAGCGACTGA